The following proteins are encoded in a genomic region of Desulfosporosinus youngiae DSM 17734:
- a CDS encoding NAD-dependent epimerase/dehydratase family protein, translating to MMEGKKTILVTGANGFLAWELLHQLCKCGEYNIIAMTSDSAKAKENYADLDVTCVSNDDVFNKTEYLEATDIIVHAAFCRKSRGNHLVESLYFSKEIFVLARKLGVKGIINISTQAVYGQDEGVLPDETISMNPGYLYALAKSASEILLETIMESEEDSPSMMCRCTNIRLASLIGPSNTIPDNVLKKFVDNALEGKSIRIVGGEQKFSFLDVRDAASAICRLIDVDVFSWKKEYNLGNNYQMNIVDMAREINSCMAAMNKPEVDIIIEPSDIQLNAGMNCAMIYQDLNWKPGHSFRNTIEDCIKYEISSVK from the coding sequence ATGATGGAAGGAAAGAAAACGATTCTAGTTACCGGTGCCAATGGTTTTTTGGCATGGGAATTACTGCACCAGCTTTGTAAGTGCGGAGAGTACAACATTATTGCTATGACTTCTGATTCGGCAAAAGCAAAAGAGAATTATGCTGACTTGGATGTTACTTGTGTTTCGAATGATGATGTATTCAATAAGACGGAATACTTAGAAGCAACTGATATCATAGTACATGCAGCTTTCTGCAGAAAATCAAGAGGAAACCACTTAGTGGAAAGTTTGTACTTCTCAAAAGAAATATTTGTATTAGCTCGAAAGCTTGGTGTAAAAGGTATCATTAATATTTCAACACAAGCTGTTTATGGGCAGGATGAAGGTGTACTGCCTGATGAAACAATTTCGATGAACCCGGGGTATTTATATGCCTTGGCAAAATCCGCGTCCGAAATTCTGTTAGAGACGATTATGGAATCTGAAGAAGACAGTCCCAGTATGATGTGTCGTTGCACTAATATCCGGTTGGCTTCTCTCATAGGACCTAGTAATACTATACCGGATAATGTATTGAAGAAATTCGTTGACAATGCACTAGAGGGTAAGAGTATCCGGATAGTGGGTGGTGAGCAAAAGTTTTCCTTCTTAGATGTGAGAGATGCTGCTTCTGCAATATGTCGCCTGATTGATGTGGATGTTTTTAGTTGGAAGAAAGAATATAATCTTGGCAACAATTATCAGATGAACATTGTAGATATGGCAAGGGAAATTAATAGCTGTATGGCTGCAATGAACAAGCCAGAAGTCGACATCATAATAGAACCTTCCGACATTCAACTCAATGCTGGGATGAACTGTGCGATGATTTATCAAGATTTAAACTGGAAGCCCGGACACTCATTCCGGAATACTATAGAAGATTGCATTAAGTATGAAATAAGTAGTGTAAAATAA
- the rfbB gene encoding dTDP-glucose 4,6-dehydratase — MDVNNGQTIIVTGGAGFIGSNFINLQLAEYPNDRIICMDKLTYAGNLSTLEEAMKSPNIHFVKVDIADRDAVYRVFEEEKPDIVVNFAAESHVDRSIEDPEVFLRTNVIGTGVLLDACRKYGIRRYHQISTDEVYGDLPLDRPDLLFTEETPLHTSSPYSASKASADLLVQAYHRTYGLPVSISRCSNNYGPNHFPEKLIPLTIIRALADQPIPVYGNGVNVRDWIYVEDHCRAIDLVMRKGRKGEVYNIGGHNECSNLEVVKTILHELGKPESLIIYVEDRPGHDMRYAINPSKIYDELGWLPETKFEDGIRRTISWYLEHRKWWEDILSGDYRNYFEQLYESRLKKY, encoded by the coding sequence GTGGACGTAAATAATGGACAGACGATTATTGTTACAGGCGGGGCAGGGTTTATCGGAAGTAATTTTATTAATCTGCAACTTGCTGAGTATCCGAATGACCGGATCATTTGTATGGATAAGCTGACCTATGCGGGAAATTTATCAACTTTGGAAGAAGCAATGAAAAGTCCTAATATTCACTTTGTGAAAGTAGATATTGCTGACAGAGATGCGGTTTATAGAGTATTTGAGGAAGAAAAACCGGACATCGTGGTTAACTTTGCGGCAGAAAGCCATGTGGATCGCAGTATTGAAGATCCGGAGGTTTTCCTACGGACAAATGTAATAGGCACAGGGGTGCTGTTGGATGCCTGTCGTAAATATGGTATTAGACGGTATCACCAGATTTCTACGGATGAAGTCTATGGAGATTTGCCGTTAGACCGGCCGGATTTGCTTTTCACAGAAGAGACGCCTTTGCATACATCTAGTCCTTATTCAGCTTCTAAAGCCTCGGCTGACTTACTAGTGCAGGCCTACCACAGAACATATGGGTTGCCGGTGAGCATTTCCCGATGTAGTAACAACTACGGACCGAACCATTTCCCAGAAAAGCTTATCCCGTTAACGATTATTCGGGCTTTGGCGGACCAACCCATTCCGGTCTACGGGAACGGGGTTAATGTACGAGATTGGATTTATGTGGAAGATCACTGCCGGGCAATCGATCTCGTGATGCGCAAGGGGCGCAAAGGGGAAGTCTACAATATTGGGGGGCATAACGAGTGCAGCAATCTTGAGGTTGTCAAAACCATTCTGCATGAGCTGGGGAAGCCGGAAAGTTTGATTATTTATGTAGAAGACCGGCCGGGTCATGATATGCGCTATGCCATCAATCCCTCAAAAATCTATGACGAACTGGGCTGGCTGCCGGAAACGAAGTTCGAGGACGGCATCCGGCGGACAATCAGCTGGTACCTGGAACATCGGAAGTGGTGGGAGGATATCCTGTCCGGTGACTACAGGAATTATTTTGAACAGTTGTATGAAAGCCGACTGAAGAAATACTGA
- a CDS encoding sugar transferase yields the protein MIAEELTKEMRWKLADQLAEERLEAVNMLCEEVIPHENIYSKYVKRIIDIIVSGLALIVTLPINLVIGIVTYFDVGRPIFFKQERVGKEGKIFVLIKFRNMRNTVDERGELLPPDQRVTEFGKFVRKTSLDELLNFWSIFKGDMSLLGPRPLVPEYTHRYNKRHKMRLAVRPGLECPPRKVSDHPVTWQEQFENDVWYVENVGAKTDIYMMIQLVKYVFNRKNAKVRSIGRGTFMGYSWDGRAINLVELTKEGINYEKITNRAYALEAIAAVTVESVGSMRLSG from the coding sequence ATGATTGCGGAGGAATTAACAAAAGAAATGCGGTGGAAACTCGCAGATCAGTTGGCGGAAGAACGTCTAGAGGCTGTGAATATGCTTTGCGAGGAAGTAATACCCCATGAAAACATATATTCAAAATATGTGAAGCGAATTATAGATATTATTGTTTCCGGGTTAGCGCTGATTGTGACGTTACCTATTAACCTTGTAATAGGGATTGTTACATATTTTGATGTGGGGCGGCCCATCTTTTTTAAACAAGAGCGAGTTGGAAAAGAAGGAAAGATATTTGTGCTCATAAAATTTCGGAATATGCGAAACACAGTCGATGAGCGTGGAGAGTTATTGCCACCAGATCAAAGAGTTACGGAATTTGGTAAGTTCGTCAGAAAAACATCACTAGATGAGTTGTTGAACTTTTGGAGCATTTTTAAAGGTGATATGAGCCTATTAGGCCCAAGACCGCTAGTTCCTGAATATACACACAGGTATAACAAAAGGCATAAAATGCGCCTGGCTGTTAGACCGGGGTTAGAATGTCCTCCGAGAAAAGTTTCGGATCATCCGGTGACCTGGCAGGAGCAGTTTGAGAATGATGTATGGTATGTGGAGAATGTAGGAGCAAAGACAGATATTTATATGATGATTCAACTGGTAAAGTATGTATTCAACAGAAAAAATGCAAAGGTGCGTTCAATTGGAAGGGGCACTTTCATGGGGTACTCATGGGACGGAAGAGCCATAAATCTTGTTGAGTTGACTAAAGAAGGCATCAATTATGAAAAAATTACAAATAGAGCTTATGCGCTTGAAGCAATTGCAGCTGTGACAGTTGAATCGGTTGGAAGTATGAGGTTGTCAGGATAA
- a CDS encoding DegT/DnrJ/EryC1/StrS family aminotransferase, producing the protein MNAHRINVTKSSMPEFEEYIQALKPVWDSRWLSNRGAASVELENKLKEYLGTEHLYLFANGHVALEVALNALYLEGEVITTPYTHCSTTHAIVRNGLTPVFVDVEEYTYTINPELIEQAITEKTVAIVATHVYGFVCDVEKIERIARKHNIKVIYDAAHAFGVTYKGVGIANFGDAAMFSTHATKAFHTIEGGIVAYKDSVLFKAMSYLVNFGFTSHEDIDYIGTNARMNEFEAVMGICNLRHFDEETAKRKAAGDRYMERLDGVKGIKLIKPDANLKWNYAYFPVVFDGYKETRDEIKAKLEADNIFARKYFYPIVNKAACYADTYGDANVLVASHAAECVLTLPMYADLAVEDVDRICDIILR; encoded by the coding sequence ATGAATGCACATAGAATTAATGTTACAAAATCATCCATGCCCGAGTTTGAGGAGTACATTCAGGCGTTGAAGCCTGTTTGGGATAGCAGATGGTTGTCTAACCGCGGGGCTGCATCAGTTGAGCTTGAAAATAAACTTAAGGAATATTTAGGGACGGAGCATCTTTATCTGTTTGCAAATGGTCATGTTGCACTTGAAGTTGCACTTAATGCACTATATCTCGAGGGCGAAGTCATTACGACTCCGTATACACATTGTTCTACTACTCACGCTATTGTTCGTAACGGATTGACACCAGTTTTCGTGGATGTGGAAGAGTATACCTACACAATTAATCCAGAACTGATTGAGCAGGCTATCACTGAAAAGACGGTTGCCATCGTGGCAACTCATGTTTATGGATTCGTATGCGATGTAGAGAAAATTGAAAGAATTGCAAGAAAACATAATATTAAGGTTATCTATGATGCTGCACATGCCTTTGGTGTTACTTATAAAGGTGTTGGGATTGCTAACTTTGGCGATGCAGCAATGTTCAGTACACATGCAACAAAGGCATTCCACACAATTGAGGGTGGAATTGTTGCTTACAAAGATTCAGTTTTATTTAAGGCAATGAGCTACTTGGTCAACTTTGGATTTACTAGTCATGAGGATATTGATTACATCGGCACGAATGCCAGGATGAACGAATTTGAGGCAGTGATGGGCATTTGCAACTTGCGACACTTCGATGAGGAAACTGCAAAACGCAAAGCCGCTGGTGATAGGTATATGGAACGACTGGATGGGGTTAAGGGCATTAAATTGATTAAGCCTGATGCAAATCTCAAGTGGAATTATGCATATTTTCCCGTCGTCTTCGATGGCTATAAAGAGACAAGAGATGAAATCAAAGCGAAATTGGAAGCGGACAATATTTTTGCGAGAAAATACTTTTACCCCATTGTTAATAAAGCCGCCTGCTATGCAGATACATATGGTGATGCTAATGTACTTGTAGCATCACATGCGGCGGAATGTGTACTGACACTTCCGATGTATGCGGATTTGGCTGTGGAAGACGTGGATAGAATCTGCGATATTATTTTACGGTGA
- a CDS encoding ATP-grasp domain-containing protein yields MKSNRFSGKKLLILGSNVGATDIVTYARANGAYTIVADYYSPENSAAKRVADEHILISTGDLGALSTLIQERKVDGVLAGISEFNLLNAMTLSDKFGLSFYCTKEQWDMVESKDQFRALCDRCGVPSPRTYYTGERIPDDIWARLHYPVVIKPVDGSTSAGVSICQTEKELRDAEPVAIKNSIAGKLILEEYIKGHEFTAHYTICNGIPYLACIDNRYPVAINKGLVTTIPIARIYPSLFLEKYMIQVNESMLNLCREIGIQNGVLFIQGLHGNDGFSIFEAGLRCAGEAPYRFIEKLNGINFMDILVDQALLGKVESYDSAKEDPLLKGKCCGIVSFATKGGKVGAIRGLKEAVVSTPSVIEYECRYPEGADTPYGNTLRQLHIRFVMICESREQMAKDVQYLNETITVLNDKGENMCLRFEPNRLFEVL; encoded by the coding sequence ATGAAAAGTAATAGATTTTCTGGTAAGAAGTTGTTGATTTTAGGTTCTAACGTAGGTGCTACAGACATAGTAACATATGCCCGTGCGAATGGAGCCTACACTATCGTAGCGGATTATTATTCACCAGAGAATTCTGCCGCAAAGCGGGTGGCGGACGAGCATATTTTAATCAGCACCGGAGATTTGGGGGCACTGAGCACGCTGATTCAAGAACGTAAAGTGGATGGAGTTCTTGCAGGTATCAGTGAATTTAATCTTCTCAACGCTATGACACTTAGCGATAAATTCGGACTTTCTTTTTACTGCACAAAAGAACAATGGGATATGGTCGAGAGCAAAGATCAATTTCGTGCTTTATGCGATAGATGTGGGGTTCCAAGTCCACGCACCTATTATACTGGAGAGAGGATACCAGATGATATTTGGGCCAGGCTACATTATCCGGTGGTGATAAAGCCGGTAGATGGTAGTACATCGGCAGGTGTTTCTATTTGCCAGACCGAGAAAGAACTTCGCGATGCAGAGCCAGTAGCCATAAAGAACTCTATTGCTGGGAAATTGATTTTAGAGGAGTATATAAAAGGGCATGAGTTTACAGCTCATTATACTATTTGCAATGGCATACCATATTTGGCGTGTATCGACAATAGATATCCAGTAGCTATAAATAAAGGTTTGGTAACAACGATTCCTATTGCGAGAATTTATCCATCACTTTTTCTTGAAAAATATATGATACAGGTTAATGAGTCCATGCTTAACCTATGCAGAGAGATTGGTATCCAGAATGGAGTGTTGTTCATTCAGGGGTTGCACGGTAATGATGGATTCTCGATTTTTGAGGCAGGTTTGCGTTGCGCGGGAGAGGCCCCCTATCGTTTTATAGAGAAATTAAATGGTATTAATTTTATGGATATACTAGTTGATCAAGCGTTGTTGGGGAAAGTGGAATCCTATGACTCTGCGAAAGAAGATCCCTTACTTAAAGGAAAGTGCTGTGGTATAGTATCTTTTGCTACGAAAGGTGGCAAGGTTGGCGCAATTCGTGGACTAAAAGAAGCCGTGGTGAGCACGCCTAGTGTTATTGAATATGAGTGTCGTTATCCAGAGGGCGCAGACACCCCTTATGGCAATACTCTTAGACAACTACATATTCGCTTCGTTATGATTTGCGAAAGCCGAGAACAGATGGCGAAGGATGTGCAATATCTCAATGAAACAATTACGGTATTAAATGATAAGGGTGAAAATATGTGCCTGCGGTTTGAGCCGAATAGACTATTTGAAGTATTGTAG
- the rfbA gene encoding glucose-1-phosphate thymidylyltransferase RfbA — protein MKGIILAGGSGTRLYPLTTVISKQLLPIYDKPMIFYPLSTLMLAGIKDILLISTKEDIPNFKKLLSDGHQYGIHISYKEQPSPDGITQAFILGEDFLEGDCCSLILGDNIFYGTRFSDLLGKAVRDAENGVASIFGYYVNDPERFGVVEFDENHKVISIEEKPKKPKSNYCVTGLYFYDNQVVEFAKQVKPSERGEVEITDLNNLYLKANALNVHLLGRGFSWIDMGTMDSLIEASSFVHMMQKRQNVEISAPEEIAYRMGWIDRKQLLQLAARFGKSSYGQYLSSIAMGERA, from the coding sequence ATGAAAGGAATTATTCTAGCTGGGGGTTCAGGAACAAGATTATATCCGTTGACAACAGTTATAAGCAAACAGCTATTGCCAATCTATGACAAACCGATGATCTTTTACCCACTGTCAACGCTGATGCTTGCAGGAATTAAAGATATTCTTCTGATTTCAACAAAGGAAGATATACCCAATTTCAAGAAATTGCTGAGCGATGGTCATCAGTATGGAATACATATATCGTACAAAGAGCAACCCTCTCCGGACGGGATTACCCAAGCATTTATATTGGGGGAGGACTTTCTAGAGGGTGACTGCTGCTCTCTTATTCTAGGCGATAACATTTTTTATGGTACCCGGTTCAGCGACCTTTTGGGGAAAGCCGTCAGGGATGCGGAAAATGGAGTCGCCTCAATTTTCGGATATTATGTAAATGATCCGGAAAGATTTGGTGTTGTGGAATTTGACGAGAATCATAAAGTGATTTCTATTGAGGAAAAGCCAAAGAAACCGAAAAGCAATTACTGCGTTACGGGATTATATTTTTATGATAACCAGGTAGTGGAGTTTGCCAAACAGGTAAAACCTTCAGAAAGAGGGGAGGTTGAAATCACTGATTTGAACAATCTCTATCTGAAAGCGAATGCTTTGAATGTTCACCTACTGGGCAGAGGGTTTTCATGGATTGATATGGGAACGATGGACAGTCTTATAGAAGCATCGTCTTTTGTGCATATGATGCAGAAACGACAGAATGTGGAGATTTCGGCACCTGAGGAGATAGCATACCGGATGGGCTGGATTGATAGAAAGCAATTACTCCAATTGGCTGCACGTTTTGGAAAATCTTCTTACGGCCAGTATCTGAGCTCTATAGCAATGGGAGAGAGAGCATAG
- the rfbC gene encoding dTDP-4-dehydrorhamnose 3,5-epimerase, translating to MYEVEKTEIPGVLILAPKVFEDQRGFFYEAYSEKALHEVGIEFIAKQENHIRNEYVGVIRGLHFQNAPYAQAKIVRCTKGHVADVAVDLRKDSPTYLKWVMVELSARNRKQLYIPKGFAHGVISREPYSEIQYYVDETYCPRADRTVRFDDPLIGVKWDIETPILSAKDQSAPLYKESDCNF from the coding sequence ATGTATGAAGTTGAGAAAACAGAAATACCTGGGGTTTTGATTTTAGCGCCAAAGGTCTTTGAAGATCAGCGAGGTTTTTTTTATGAAGCCTACAGTGAGAAGGCTTTACATGAAGTAGGGATAGAATTCATAGCAAAACAGGAAAACCACATCAGGAATGAGTATGTAGGGGTGATCCGCGGTCTACATTTTCAAAATGCGCCATATGCACAGGCTAAAATTGTTCGCTGTACGAAAGGTCACGTGGCTGATGTAGCTGTGGATCTTCGGAAAGATTCCCCTACATACCTTAAATGGGTTATGGTGGAGCTTTCCGCACGAAACCGAAAGCAACTATATATACCCAAGGGATTTGCGCATGGTGTAATTTCACGTGAGCCATACAGTGAAATACAGTATTACGTTGATGAGACATATTGCCCGAGAGCTGATCGGACGGTTAGGTTTGATGACCCGTTGATAGGTGTCAAGTGGGACATTGAAACGCCTATATTGTCCGCTAAAGATCAGAGCGCACCTTTATATAAGGAAAGCGACTGTAATTTTTAA
- a CDS encoding ATP-grasp domain-containing protein — translation MKKVLMLGGSRYVIPVIKAAHELGYYVITCDYLPDNIGHQYADEYHYVSIIDKEAVLELARNLRVNGVMSFATDPGVVVAAYVAEQLGLPTSPYNSVSILQDKFLFRSFLRDNGFNVPFFKEYTDVDEACVDSELFTGPVIVKPVDSAGSKGVTKVEDRVDLRESIMNALKYSHSGRFIIEQFIKQSGYSSDSDCFSVEGELVFTSFNSQRFDADASNPYTPAAYSWPSSMPMEHQGELTCELQRLTKLLNMGTTIYNIETRVGEDGKVYIMEVSPRGGGNRLAEMIRFSTGIDLIKNAVRAAVGEPISGIAPAVYKGCCAEYILHSNKEGVFEIVEIEPEFRKKFVVECDVWVKKGEKVKAFTGANETIGTLVLKFDTQEQTEEMLSNPDSWLKVIVH, via the coding sequence ATGAAAAAAGTTCTAATGCTAGGCGGATCAAGATATGTAATTCCAGTTATTAAAGCTGCCCATGAATTGGGTTACTATGTCATAACGTGTGACTATCTGCCGGACAATATTGGACATCAGTATGCGGACGAATATCATTATGTCAGCATTATTGATAAAGAAGCTGTACTAGAATTGGCAAGAAATTTGCGAGTTAATGGCGTAATGTCTTTTGCCACCGACCCCGGTGTGGTTGTCGCTGCGTATGTTGCAGAACAGTTAGGATTACCGACAAGTCCATATAACTCAGTTTCCATCTTGCAGGATAAGTTCCTGTTTCGTTCTTTTTTACGAGACAATGGTTTTAACGTTCCCTTTTTTAAGGAGTATACAGATGTAGATGAGGCGTGTGTAGATAGTGAACTTTTTACCGGGCCAGTCATTGTCAAACCTGTTGATTCTGCAGGGAGTAAAGGAGTTACAAAGGTGGAGGATCGTGTAGATTTAAGAGAGAGTATTATGAATGCATTGAAATATTCGCATTCAGGTAGATTTATCATTGAGCAATTCATTAAACAGAGCGGCTATTCATCTGATTCCGATTGCTTTTCTGTTGAGGGAGAACTCGTATTTACTTCTTTTAATAGCCAGCGATTTGATGCAGATGCCAGCAATCCATATACCCCTGCTGCATATAGCTGGCCGTCATCAATGCCGATGGAGCATCAGGGAGAATTAACCTGTGAATTACAAAGGCTTACTAAATTGTTAAATATGGGTACAACCATCTATAACATAGAAACTAGAGTTGGTGAAGATGGTAAAGTATACATCATGGAAGTGTCACCTAGGGGTGGTGGCAATAGACTGGCAGAGATGATAAGGTTTTCTACAGGTATTGATTTGATAAAAAATGCGGTTAGAGCTGCTGTTGGTGAGCCTATCTCTGGCATAGCTCCAGCTGTATATAAAGGTTGTTGTGCTGAGTACATCTTACATAGTAATAAGGAGGGTGTTTTTGAAATAGTTGAGATTGAACCGGAATTTCGTAAGAAATTTGTAGTAGAATGTGATGTCTGGGTCAAAAAAGGTGAGAAGGTTAAGGCGTTCACTGGGGCAAACGAAACTATAGGTACCCTTGTTTTGAAGTTTGACACACAGGAACAAACAGAAGAGATGCTAAGCAATCCTGATAGCTGGTTAAAGGTCATTGTGCATTAA
- a CDS encoding YveK family protein, translating into MEEEIDLRQYWEMLRKRWIIVIVLPLIAALTSGVVSFFILKPVYQASTTLIVGKKATESGQAAMQMLDNSVLLANQQLAKTYAAIAQSRTVEQNVINNLDLPLTVAEFDKMITINPVKTTEILEIQVLNKDPELAADIANSMANEFSKAVIEIKKVDSVSIVDTAVIPDQPVKPNKKLNVLIAFVVGLMAAMGLVFLIEFMDNTVKTSEDVENILGIPVLGVIPNYEIGKQG; encoded by the coding sequence ATGGAAGAAGAAATCGATTTACGACAGTATTGGGAAATGCTCCGAAAACGATGGATTATTGTGATAGTGCTGCCGCTCATCGCAGCTCTGACCAGCGGAGTTGTAAGTTTTTTTATCTTAAAACCGGTTTATCAAGCTTCGACGACCTTGATCGTAGGAAAAAAAGCGACAGAATCGGGACAGGCGGCAATGCAGATGCTGGACAACAGCGTGCTCCTGGCCAACCAGCAGCTGGCCAAAACCTATGCGGCCATTGCTCAAAGCCGTACCGTGGAACAGAATGTGATCAACAACTTGGACTTGCCTTTAACTGTCGCCGAGTTTGACAAGATGATTACCATTAATCCGGTGAAAACAACGGAAATCCTGGAAATTCAAGTTCTGAATAAAGACCCGGAATTGGCAGCCGACATTGCCAACTCCATGGCCAATGAATTCTCTAAAGCCGTGATCGAGATCAAAAAAGTTGATAGTGTCAGCATCGTGGATACGGCGGTGATTCCGGACCAGCCGGTGAAGCCGAATAAGAAGTTGAATGTCCTGATCGCTTTTGTCGTCGGTCTAATGGCCGCGATGGGTTTGGTCTTCCTCATCGAATTCATGGATAATACGGTGAAGACCTCAGAAGATGTGGAGAATATCTTAGGGATTCCGGTACTTGGGGTTATCCCTAATTATGAAATCGGAAAACAAGGGTAA
- a CDS encoding tyrosine-protein phosphatase: MIDIHSHILPDLDDGSKNIEDTLEIIGQLRGAGFKTLIATPHVLEGREYLSPEEILAAVDQVRKRVTEASIPIEILPGAENYIFPDMGKWAGGGKLLTLGNTGKYLLLELPMLEIPQYTEKVFFDLQVEGLIPVLAHPERNKGLIDQPELLLEWAKKGIFFQLNLRSLRGRYGPQAQELAEIMLSGNLVHFIGSDAHRPSQKESVYLETLKNLKEVAGEEKFQEVTLKNPQAILIGEELVAEKEYTLHRRVRNKRKNGLLGFLRR, from the coding sequence ATGATAGATATACATAGTCACATTCTTCCTGACCTGGATGATGGATCCAAAAATATAGAAGACACGCTGGAAATTATAGGTCAGTTGAGAGGTGCCGGGTTTAAAACTCTGATCGCCACCCCTCATGTCCTGGAAGGCAGGGAGTACTTAAGTCCGGAGGAGATCCTGGCTGCTGTCGATCAAGTCCGGAAGCGTGTAACCGAAGCAAGTATCCCCATAGAGATTTTGCCAGGAGCCGAGAACTATATCTTTCCAGATATGGGCAAATGGGCGGGAGGGGGAAAACTGCTGACGTTAGGAAATACCGGCAAGTATCTCCTCTTAGAATTACCTATGCTCGAGATTCCCCAGTATACAGAGAAAGTCTTTTTTGATCTCCAGGTTGAGGGTCTGATTCCGGTTCTAGCTCATCCGGAACGGAACAAGGGCCTGATAGATCAGCCGGAGCTTCTGTTAGAGTGGGCTAAAAAGGGGATTTTCTTTCAGTTGAATCTGAGAAGCCTTAGGGGGCGGTATGGTCCTCAAGCTCAGGAACTGGCCGAAATCATGCTGAGTGGGAATTTAGTTCACTTTATAGGTTCGGATGCCCACCGACCTTCGCAAAAGGAATCTGTTTATCTGGAAACTCTGAAAAACCTCAAAGAGGTCGCAGGGGAGGAGAAGTTTCAAGAAGTGACTCTGAAAAATCCTCAAGCTATTTTGATAGGGGAAGAATTAGTGGCTGAAAAAGAATATACTCTTCATCGGAGAGTAAGGAATAAGAGAAAAAATGGGCTTCTAGGATTTTTACGAAGATAA
- a CDS encoding CpsD/CapB family tyrosine-protein kinase yields the protein MSHSLITHEQTKSPISEAYRTLRTNVQFTSVDSKTKKIMITSSGPREGKSTTAANLAVSIAQSGKSVLLIDADMRNPTQHKLFGLSNMEGLSVSLVQDQGSHAFIKETEVPGVSVLPGGPIPPNPAELVGSKRMKHLIEELSGQFDVVIIDTPPIIAVTDAAIIAQKVDGVILVLASGEVNKDFALRAKDQLDKVGAKILGAVLNKADIKTSEYYYYYYYHGSDDPGKKRKSRGNP from the coding sequence TTGTCGCATTCATTAATTACGCATGAACAAACAAAATCCCCTATTTCGGAAGCTTACCGGACATTGCGTACCAATGTTCAGTTTACGAGTGTGGATTCTAAAACGAAAAAGATTATGATCACCAGTTCGGGACCCAGAGAAGGAAAATCCACCACTGCGGCTAATTTAGCCGTGAGTATTGCCCAGTCCGGTAAGTCGGTCTTACTCATCGATGCAGATATGCGCAACCCAACTCAGCATAAACTTTTTGGACTGAGTAATATGGAAGGTTTATCCGTTTCTCTGGTTCAGGATCAAGGCAGCCATGCCTTTATCAAGGAAACGGAAGTTCCGGGTGTCAGTGTTCTGCCCGGCGGACCTATTCCCCCAAACCCTGCGGAGCTGGTAGGGTCGAAACGGATGAAGCATTTGATTGAAGAGCTCAGTGGGCAGTTTGATGTAGTGATCATCGATACTCCACCGATCATTGCCGTGACAGATGCCGCCATCATTGCCCAGAAAGTGGATGGCGTTATCTTAGTGTTGGCCTCGGGAGAGGTCAACAAAGATTTTGCTCTGCGCGCTAAAGATCAGCTGGACAAAGTGGGTGCTAAGATTCTGGGGGCTGTTCTCAATAAAGCAGATATTAAAACCAGCGAATATTATTATTACTACTACTATCACGGTTCTGATGATCCCGGGAAGAAACGCAAAAGCCGCGGGAATCCCTAA